A genomic segment from Peribacillus sp. ACCC06369 encodes:
- a CDS encoding M20 family metallopeptidase, translated as MSVQQMHARRIRDKEEVIRLTQSLVKIESVYRPGVEGGNEEKVANYVANYLRELGIEVYIEEVEAGRPNVIGIVDSGRPGKTLLFEGHTDVVTEGDREAWKYDPFGAEIVNGKMYGRGTNDTKGNLSCMITAVHSLLRDKEYWSGKIILCIPCDEEGMMIGIKHFIKQGWAKDVTGAIICEPEENEVCITQKGAMRIAINVYGKMAHGAMPLSGINPNTRMAKIICEIDKLETLEKERLGKHDLLGWPSITPTIIMGPVHGEAQINVVPDQCMTTLDIRTIPGQEHKVIKSQLQNIIDKLAKDDPDFKAEIEVIEERPWTITDRDNPVVTAVAKAAQIVTGKEAVYNGVPGATDGTFLHMAGIPIVTIGAGERDVPHQINEYVDVEELAETTEIYRTAALIFLNEESSY; from the coding sequence ATGAGCGTACAGCAAATGCATGCTAGGAGAATTAGAGATAAAGAGGAAGTAATCCGACTTACTCAGTCCCTTGTCAAAATTGAAAGTGTCTATCGCCCCGGAGTGGAAGGGGGAAACGAAGAAAAAGTCGCGAACTATGTAGCAAACTATCTAAGGGAACTAGGGATTGAGGTATATATTGAAGAAGTAGAGGCTGGCCGTCCAAATGTTATCGGTATTGTTGATTCCGGCAGACCCGGAAAAACGTTACTTTTCGAAGGACATACGGATGTGGTAACGGAAGGAGATCGGGAAGCTTGGAAGTACGATCCTTTTGGAGCTGAAATAGTAAATGGAAAAATGTATGGCCGAGGGACAAATGATACAAAAGGAAATCTTTCGTGTATGATTACTGCTGTTCATTCCTTATTAAGAGATAAGGAATACTGGTCTGGGAAAATTATTTTATGCATTCCTTGTGATGAAGAGGGAATGATGATTGGCATTAAGCATTTTATCAAACAAGGATGGGCAAAAGATGTAACAGGCGCTATCATTTGTGAACCTGAAGAAAATGAAGTCTGTATTACACAAAAGGGGGCCATGCGGATTGCCATTAATGTTTACGGAAAAATGGCTCATGGAGCTATGCCTTTAAGCGGGATCAATCCGAATACACGTATGGCTAAAATAATCTGTGAAATTGATAAGTTAGAAACTCTTGAGAAAGAACGTCTTGGAAAGCATGATCTGTTGGGGTGGCCCTCCATAACACCTACAATCATAATGGGTCCTGTTCACGGGGAAGCACAAATTAATGTCGTTCCAGATCAATGCATGACCACATTGGATATTCGAACTATACCTGGACAAGAGCATAAGGTTATAAAATCTCAATTGCAAAACATAATAGACAAACTTGCTAAAGATGATCCTGATTTTAAAGCAGAAATCGAAGTGATTGAGGAACGTCCATGGACCATTACTGACCGTGATAACCCTGTGGTCACGGCTGTTGCAAAAGCTGCTCAGATCGTTACGGGAAAAGAAGCTGTGTATAACGGTGTCCCGGGAGCAACAGATGGGACATTCCTGCATATGGCTGGTATTCCAATTGTCACGATTGGAGCGGGGGAAAGGGATGTACCACACCAAATAAATGAATATGTAGATGTTGAAGAGCTTGCGGAGACAACAGAAATCTATCGGACTGCCGCCCTTATTTTTTTAAATGAAGAATCATCATATTAA
- a CDS encoding ABC transporter permease, with amino-acid sequence MEAKTIIEKTDPLYSKNHMKKQRQSILLRRYFSNRLVVTGSVIILTLSLISIFAPLITVYTPYDMIVTARLSPPSAEHFFGTDNFGRDLFSRVVYGTRVSMTVGLTVAAITLVIGAVIGLYSAYYRTLDHILMRICDGLMAFPAILLAIALMAALGPNIINVILSLSIVNTPTVARVVRSAAIVVKEQTFIEALRSQGASSWRIIWLHIAPNTMSPLIVQITYVFGVSVIIEASLSFLGAGIPAPSPSLGNILFDGKIVIFNAWWMTVFPGAFIILSVLGLNLFGDGLRDLLDPHTNKVKK; translated from the coding sequence ATGGAAGCAAAAACAATAATTGAAAAAACAGACCCATTGTATTCAAAAAATCATATGAAGAAACAACGTCAATCTATACTTCTGCGCAGGTATTTTTCAAACCGGCTTGTAGTTACAGGAAGTGTGATTATCTTGACTCTCAGTTTAATTTCTATTTTCGCACCTTTGATCACCGTATATACACCATATGACATGATAGTAACAGCTCGTCTGAGCCCACCAAGTGCTGAGCATTTTTTTGGAACAGATAACTTTGGCAGGGATTTATTTAGCCGGGTAGTTTATGGCACCCGGGTATCCATGACCGTCGGACTTACAGTAGCTGCGATAACACTAGTAATTGGAGCAGTAATTGGTTTGTACTCAGCTTATTATAGGACCTTGGATCATATCCTGATGAGGATATGTGATGGCTTAATGGCATTTCCTGCAATTCTATTGGCCATTGCACTCATGGCTGCATTAGGGCCGAATATAATTAATGTCATTCTTTCGTTATCTATTGTAAATACACCTACTGTCGCACGTGTCGTTCGTTCAGCTGCCATTGTAGTCAAAGAACAAACCTTTATAGAAGCTTTGAGGTCACAAGGGGCCAGTTCATGGCGAATTATCTGGCTTCATATTGCTCCAAACACTATGTCTCCTCTGATTGTTCAAATCACCTATGTTTTTGGAGTTTCTGTCATAATCGAAGCATCACTCAGCTTTTTGGGAGCTGGTATTCCTGCTCCATCACCAAGTCTAGGAAACATTTTATTTGATGGTAAAATCGTAATTTTTAATGCTTGGTGGATGACAGTTTTCCCAGGTGCATTCATTATTCTATCCGTTTTGGGATTGAATCTCTTCGGTGATGGACTACGTGATTTACTCGATCCGCATACTAATAAAGTAAAGAAATAA
- a CDS encoding GntR family transcriptional regulator — protein sequence MKEIQKTELLHNQVYHILKGMIIDGEYQPGERLVETRVAERIGVSRGTIREAFQMLLKDYLLVREGKAISVYNPSVQDIIDVYQCRISLESLAVKLATKNITDEELSKLVEVINDSKIAVNMNDTKKLTQLNQEFHDIIDLASHNHQLIQLCDVIKTKILYIRTSILKVHFKNFSDFVDDHERILLAIQNKDPVQAEQEMHSHIEKSFNTIKATFKSIIDQ from the coding sequence ATGAAAGAAATACAAAAAACTGAACTGCTTCATAATCAGGTATATCACATCCTGAAAGGTATGATTATAGATGGTGAATATCAGCCTGGAGAGCGTTTGGTCGAAACCAGGGTTGCTGAAAGAATCGGGGTTAGCCGGGGTACAATTAGAGAAGCCTTCCAGATGTTATTGAAAGATTACCTACTGGTTCGTGAAGGTAAGGCCATATCAGTTTATAACCCTAGCGTACAGGACATTATTGATGTATATCAATGCCGAATTAGCCTTGAATCTTTAGCTGTTAAATTAGCCACTAAGAATATCACGGACGAGGAATTAAGCAAGTTGGTCGAAGTAATAAATGACTCTAAAATAGCCGTGAATATGAATGATACAAAAAAGCTTACACAACTAAATCAGGAATTTCACGATATCATTGATCTTGCTTCCCACAACCACCAATTAATCCAATTATGCGATGTTATCAAGACGAAAATACTATATATAAGGACCAGCATTTTAAAAGTACATTTTAAAAACTTTTCCGATTTTGTAGATGATCATGAACGGATCCTTCTAGCCATTCAGAATAAAGATCCGGTACAAGCCGAACAGGAAATGCATTCCCATATCGAAAAAAGCTTCAATACAATAAAAGCAACTTTCAAGTCAATCATTGATCAATAA
- a CDS encoding ABC transporter ATP-binding protein — protein sequence MDKECLLEVKNLKTTFMTEKGPVTAVKGVSFEVYSGETLGIVGESGCGKSVTSESILRLLNENTTKYEGELIYKGRNLLSLREDQMRHIRGNEISMIFQDPMTSLNPVYTIGYQIAESYVIHQKLGKEEAFTRAIEMLKLTGIPSPEKRVNEYPHELSGGMRQRVMIAMALACNPNLLIADEPTTALDVTIQAQILDLIQGLKKELNMGVMLITHDLGVVAEVCTRVVVMYLGQIIEEAEVGSLFSEPLHPYTKGLLKSVPRLDGDRSKNMHVIEGMVPSLNNIPKGCRFAPRCSYSTSLCEEKPPELKEIEDGHKVRCWHYETVLQEGRRKGIADAVR from the coding sequence ATGGATAAAGAATGTTTATTAGAGGTCAAAAACCTCAAAACGACGTTCATGACAGAAAAGGGACCTGTTACCGCAGTTAAAGGGGTTTCATTCGAGGTATATTCAGGAGAGACCCTAGGGATTGTTGGAGAGTCGGGATGCGGAAAAAGTGTAACCTCGGAATCTATTTTACGATTGTTAAATGAAAACACGACTAAATATGAAGGAGAGCTAATCTATAAGGGCAGAAACTTGCTATCCTTGAGGGAGGATCAAATGAGACACATTCGCGGAAACGAAATATCTATGATATTTCAAGATCCGATGACTTCTCTTAATCCTGTATATACAATTGGCTATCAAATTGCAGAATCTTACGTCATTCATCAAAAGCTTGGAAAAGAAGAAGCATTTACCCGAGCTATAGAAATGCTCAAATTAACAGGAATTCCTTCTCCAGAAAAAAGGGTGAATGAGTATCCGCATGAATTATCAGGAGGAATGAGACAGAGGGTAATGATTGCAATGGCATTGGCGTGTAATCCTAATCTACTAATTGCTGATGAGCCCACGACCGCTTTAGACGTCACTATTCAAGCACAAATATTGGACTTGATTCAAGGTTTGAAGAAGGAACTAAACATGGGAGTCATGTTGATAACACATGACTTGGGAGTAGTTGCTGAGGTCTGTACACGTGTAGTCGTTATGTATCTAGGCCAAATAATCGAAGAAGCTGAAGTAGGATCTTTATTCTCGGAACCCTTACATCCCTACACCAAAGGATTGCTAAAATCCGTTCCACGTTTGGATGGGGACCGTTCTAAAAACATGCATGTGATTGAAGGGATGGTCCCGTCTCTTAATAATATTCCCAAAGGGTGTCGCTTTGCTCCAAGATGTTCGTATTCTACAAGCCTGTGTGAAGAAAAACCACCTGAATTAAAAGAGATTGAAGATGGACATAAAGTGCGCTGTTGGCATTATGAAACAGTATTACAAGAGGGGAGGCGAAAAGGTATTGCAGACGCTGTCAGATGA
- a CDS encoding ABC transporter permease: MKAYILQRVLSLIPVLLTVAIVVFFIMHLIPGDPASVMLGADATEDDIDRLREELGLNLPMYEQFFNWVFGLLQGDLGMSIYMKEPVLQVFMNHLGPTLSLAILAQGISILIAIPMGIIAAKKRGTSTDQIFMVGSLLGISLPSFLLALLLSLFFAVKLQWFPVAGYKPLDDGLLAHLEYLILPALSLGAIQAALIARMTRASMLEVLSMNYIKTAKSKGVKEKFIIYKHALRNAFIPILTVVGQTFGTLVAGAVITETVFNIPGLGQLIMNSIVQRDYEVLQGTVLLVSAAYVFINLIVDLLYGVVDPRVRLSRK; this comes from the coding sequence ATGAAAGCCTATATTCTACAGCGAGTCTTATCTCTCATTCCGGTTCTATTAACTGTAGCTATTGTAGTCTTTTTCATTATGCATTTAATACCAGGAGATCCGGCATCAGTAATGCTTGGGGCAGATGCAACTGAAGATGACATTGATAGATTACGAGAAGAACTCGGTTTAAATCTACCTATGTACGAACAATTTTTCAATTGGGTCTTTGGCCTTCTTCAAGGCGACTTGGGAATGTCTATTTATATGAAGGAACCAGTATTACAGGTATTTATGAATCACTTAGGTCCCACACTTTCATTAGCGATATTGGCACAGGGGATTTCTATACTTATAGCTATCCCTATGGGAATTATTGCGGCAAAAAAACGGGGAACGAGCACAGACCAAATTTTCATGGTGGGTTCTTTGTTGGGAATTTCCTTGCCAAGCTTTCTCCTTGCATTATTATTATCTTTATTTTTCGCAGTGAAACTCCAATGGTTTCCGGTAGCTGGATATAAACCACTTGATGATGGACTATTGGCGCACCTTGAATATCTTATACTGCCTGCCTTGTCTCTTGGGGCCATACAAGCGGCTTTGATTGCGCGGATGACAAGGGCCTCTATGTTAGAGGTACTAAGCATGAATTACATTAAAACCGCAAAATCAAAAGGTGTAAAAGAAAAATTCATCATTTATAAACATGCATTGAGAAATGCTTTTATCCCTATTCTGACTGTCGTTGGACAAACCTTTGGGACATTGGTAGCGGGAGCAGTAATAACAGAAACGGTTTTTAATATACCTGGACTCGGTCAACTTATCATGAACTCAATAGTGCAGCGAGATTACGAGGTACTCCAAGGAACTGTTCTGCTGGTTTCCGCCGCTTATGTATTCATTAATTTAATAGTAGATTTACTGTACGGTGTGGTTGATCCAAGGGTACGGTTAAGTCGGAAATAA
- a CDS encoding amidohydrolase — MFADLVLVNGQVITSNMEYDVNEAVAVTDNQIVMVGTNEEVKRLIGSQTEVVDLAGRSLVPGFIDSHLHITLYGTNKLGVSCKEPTIESLHDVLKEIEKKVNETPIGKWVRAWGFNQTKISENRYPSRKELDLISSNHPIILRRACGHISVVNSKALELAGIDEHTTDPEGGIVVRDEEGVPTGVLIENAQMPFYELADFTHEELLQGLMMASNDFTASGITSIHDAGVSSPENFRVMQEAVRNGKIQVRVYAIVSTINKSEEFVDKMIKAGISTGLGDEKFKIGPAKVFTDGSSSGPTAAMREPYTDDSENSGILYFSQEELNRILGEAHEKGFQITAHAQGDRAIEMMLNCIDEALKKHPRKNHRHRIEHAGITMPDLVERMRQLEVIPIPNPAFFLEYGDGYMKSYGERVNHMYPVRDFLDKGIIAAGGSDSPVTSFSPLLGIHGAVNRKSSTGQIVGGNQRIGVLEAIKLFTWNGAYASFEENIKGSIEIGKLADLVVLNGAILDVPTDQIKDMQVDYTIIGGKVVFQKESNNILSKS; from the coding sequence ATGTTTGCAGATCTAGTGCTTGTTAATGGTCAAGTTATTACATCAAACATGGAATATGACGTCAATGAAGCTGTTGCGGTTACTGATAACCAAATTGTAATGGTGGGTACGAATGAAGAAGTGAAACGATTGATTGGATCTCAAACGGAGGTAGTGGATTTAGCAGGTAGAAGTTTAGTGCCAGGCTTTATTGACTCTCACCTTCATATTACTTTATATGGTACAAATAAATTAGGGGTAAGCTGCAAGGAACCCACTATCGAATCTTTACATGACGTCTTAAAAGAAATTGAAAAAAAAGTAAATGAAACACCAATTGGAAAGTGGGTACGTGCATGGGGATTCAATCAAACCAAAATATCAGAAAATAGATATCCTTCTAGAAAAGAATTGGATCTTATTTCTAGCAATCACCCGATCATTCTCCGGCGTGCCTGTGGTCACATTTCCGTGGTAAATAGCAAGGCGTTGGAGTTAGCAGGAATTGATGAGCATACCACAGATCCCGAAGGTGGAATAGTAGTCCGAGATGAGGAAGGAGTTCCTACAGGCGTTTTAATAGAAAATGCTCAAATGCCTTTTTACGAATTGGCTGATTTTACACATGAAGAGCTTCTGCAAGGATTAATGATGGCATCTAATGACTTTACCGCTTCTGGCATAACAAGCATTCACGATGCAGGTGTCTCTAGCCCGGAAAACTTTAGGGTGATGCAGGAGGCGGTTCGTAACGGAAAGATTCAGGTTAGGGTTTATGCAATTGTCTCGACAATCAATAAGTCAGAAGAATTTGTTGACAAGATGATAAAAGCTGGAATTTCAACAGGCCTGGGAGATGAGAAATTTAAAATTGGCCCAGCTAAGGTATTTACTGATGGAAGTAGTAGCGGTCCAACTGCTGCAATGAGGGAACCTTACACTGATGATTCAGAAAATTCCGGCATATTGTACTTTAGCCAGGAGGAACTTAACCGGATTCTCGGGGAGGCTCATGAAAAAGGGTTTCAAATCACAGCTCATGCTCAAGGAGACCGGGCTATTGAAATGATGCTTAACTGTATTGACGAGGCATTGAAAAAACATCCTAGGAAGAATCACCGCCATCGGATCGAACATGCAGGAATTACAATGCCTGATTTAGTTGAACGGATGAGGCAATTAGAAGTTATTCCTATTCCGAATCCTGCTTTCTTCCTTGAATACGGTGATGGCTACATGAAAAGTTACGGAGAACGAGTCAATCATATGTATCCAGTTCGTGATTTCCTTGATAAGGGGATAATAGCGGCTGGAGGTTCCGACAGTCCGGTCACATCGTTTAGTCCTCTTCTGGGAATTCATGGAGCAGTTAATAGGAAGAGTTCAACAGGGCAGATTGTAGGAGGAAACCAGCGAATAGGAGTATTAGAGGCAATCAAGCTGTTTACATGGAATGGAGCATATGCCAGTTTTGAAGAGAATATAAAAGGAAGCATAGAAATAGGAAAGTTAGCAGATTTGGTTGTATTAAACGGTGCAATTCTTGATGTACCTACTGATCAAATTAAAGATATGCAAGTGGATTATACAATTATAGGCGGTAAAGTTGTATTCCAAAAGGAAAGCAATAATATACTTTCCAAATCCTAA
- a CDS encoding CaiB/BaiF CoA-transferase family protein: protein MADFGAEVIKVEPPGKGDPIRNWRLLYEGTSLWWFVQSRNKKSISLDLRKTEAQEIIRELTNEVDIIIENFKPGTMENWGLGYEDLKKINPKIIMVRVSGYGQDGPYRNKPGFGSIGEAMGGIRYLTGYPDRPPTRVGVSLGDSVTALYAVMGALMAVYHRDQPGGEGQCVDVALYESIFSLMESAVPEYDHYGVVRERTGSTLPGIAPSNTYPCRDGKYIVIGANGDGIFKRLMEVIERPDLRDDLKFSSNDGRVQNAEYLDEVIGGWTIQHNLADALVLLDDSDIPAGSIYSVKDMMHDPHFLAREMIYNMDVDGLGKLKVPGIVPKLSKTPGSINWAGPKLGEHTEQVLKGNLELAEDKYDEWLASGVISDHETIKLKNSSPK, encoded by the coding sequence ATGGCCGACTTTGGTGCCGAGGTAATAAAAGTAGAACCTCCAGGAAAGGGGGACCCTATCAGAAATTGGAGATTGCTATATGAGGGCACATCCTTATGGTGGTTTGTTCAATCAAGGAACAAAAAAAGTATTTCATTGGACTTACGCAAAACGGAAGCCCAAGAGATCATTCGGGAATTAACAAATGAAGTGGATATTATTATTGAAAACTTCAAACCGGGGACTATGGAGAATTGGGGGCTGGGTTATGAGGATTTAAAAAAAATTAATCCTAAGATAATTATGGTTAGGGTATCAGGATATGGCCAAGATGGACCTTACCGAAATAAGCCAGGGTTTGGAAGTATTGGAGAAGCAATGGGGGGGATTCGTTATTTAACAGGCTATCCTGATAGGCCACCAACAAGGGTCGGAGTTAGCTTGGGAGATTCTGTAACTGCATTATATGCTGTTATGGGGGCCCTAATGGCTGTATATCATAGAGACCAACCTGGGGGAGAAGGACAATGTGTTGACGTCGCTCTATATGAATCTATCTTCAGTTTAATGGAAAGTGCAGTTCCGGAGTACGACCATTACGGAGTGGTTCGTGAAAGAACCGGAAGCACCCTACCAGGAATTGCACCTTCGAATACATATCCTTGCAGGGATGGGAAATATATTGTTATCGGAGCAAACGGAGATGGCATTTTCAAGAGGCTTATGGAGGTTATCGAAAGGCCAGATTTAAGGGATGACCTTAAATTCTCATCTAATGACGGACGTGTACAGAATGCTGAGTATTTAGATGAAGTGATTGGTGGTTGGACAATACAACATAATTTAGCTGATGCCTTGGTATTACTTGATGATTCAGACATACCCGCAGGATCAATTTATAGTGTTAAGGACATGATGCATGATCCACATTTTCTTGCTAGGGAAATGATCTATAATATGGATGTTGATGGCCTTGGAAAACTTAAAGTCCCAGGCATTGTACCCAAGTTGAGCAAAACTCCCGGAAGTATTAATTGGGCTGGACCAAAACTAGGGGAGCATACAGAACAGGTTTTAAAAGGGAATTTGGAATTAGCTGAGGATAAATATGATGAGTGGCTCGCTTCCGGGGTTATTTCAGATCATGAAACTATTAAGCTGAAAAATAGTAGTCCAAAATGA
- a CDS encoding M81 family metallopeptidase, translating to MRIGIGHIMHETNTFSSVKTTEESFKEILWARNEEMLRCHEGVKDYIGGMIDKGRELGVDLIPSFSAFANPAGTITKECFETLKRELVTNIQVKGNLDAICLALHGAGVVDGIDDLEGELLSELRKILGYETPIVVTLDLHGNLSETMVKEANLLLGVKYYPHIDCYETGLKAMDLTVKILKGEINPVMVMKKLPILIPIAAGTTDLSPAKDITQLCLDMEEQTEVIDCTFFHGFPYTDIPDVSATVITITDGNDEIAQTVCKEVAKDIWAMRAKFLRELPDPKNGILQALSIGESPIIINESSDNPGAGAPGDGTYLLREMLEFNIPKSCFGFIYDPEVANLAHQAGVGEKIDVSIGGKTDSLHGEPIALTSAYIKALTDGRFTTSSPMMKGFEFNLGKSVRLQVRNVDIIVCSVNWQSLDEQIFLLHGIDVTEYKIVALKSAQHFRAGFKHIAKKIISVDSPGLSTSKVASFNYQRIIRPIYPLDCN from the coding sequence TTGAGAATAGGCATAGGCCATATTATGCATGAAACTAATACGTTTTCCTCAGTAAAAACAACTGAAGAATCATTCAAAGAGATTCTTTGGGCAAGAAACGAGGAGATGTTACGATGCCATGAAGGTGTAAAGGATTATATTGGTGGAATGATTGATAAAGGAAGGGAATTAGGGGTGGACCTTATTCCAAGTTTTTCTGCATTTGCCAATCCAGCTGGTACGATAACTAAAGAATGTTTTGAAACATTGAAAAGGGAGTTAGTAACAAATATACAAGTTAAAGGGAACTTGGATGCTATTTGCCTCGCTTTACATGGCGCTGGTGTCGTGGATGGAATTGATGATTTAGAAGGTGAATTACTAAGTGAGTTAAGAAAGATACTAGGCTATGAAACTCCCATAGTCGTCACTTTGGATTTACATGGAAACCTTTCTGAAACTATGGTAAAAGAAGCAAATTTGCTACTAGGTGTTAAGTATTATCCGCATATTGATTGTTATGAAACAGGATTAAAGGCTATGGATTTAACAGTGAAAATACTTAAGGGAGAAATCAACCCTGTTATGGTAATGAAAAAACTGCCAATCTTAATACCAATAGCCGCTGGTACAACGGATTTGTCTCCTGCAAAAGATATTACTCAATTATGTCTAGACATGGAAGAACAAACAGAAGTGATTGATTGTACCTTCTTTCATGGATTTCCATATACAGACATTCCAGATGTTTCGGCAACAGTCATAACGATTACTGATGGAAATGATGAAATAGCGCAAACTGTCTGCAAGGAAGTGGCCAAGGATATATGGGCTATGAGAGCAAAGTTTTTACGGGAACTTCCTGATCCTAAAAATGGGATACTCCAAGCGCTATCTATTGGAGAAAGTCCAATTATCATTAATGAATCTTCTGATAATCCCGGGGCTGGCGCACCAGGGGACGGGACTTATTTACTGAGGGAAATGTTAGAGTTCAATATTCCCAAATCATGCTTTGGGTTTATTTATGATCCAGAAGTAGCAAACCTAGCTCATCAGGCAGGGGTAGGTGAGAAAATTGATGTATCTATTGGGGGGAAAACTGATTCCCTACATGGAGAACCAATTGCTCTAACTTCTGCCTATATAAAAGCATTGACGGATGGTAGATTTACCACCTCATCACCAATGATGAAAGGATTTGAATTTAATCTAGGAAAATCAGTTCGGTTACAGGTTAGGAATGTAGATATTATAGTTTGTTCCGTAAATTGGCAGTCGTTAGACGAACAAATCTTTTTGTTACATGGAATTGATGTAACTGAATATAAGATTGTCGCTTTAAAATCAGCACAGCATTTCCGTGCTGGCTTTAAGCACATTGCTAAAAAGATTATCTCTGTAGATTCACCAGGATTAAGCACGAGTAAAGTAGCTAGCTTTAATTATCAAAGAATTATTAGACCGATCTATCCGTTAGATTGCAATTAA
- a CDS encoding dipeptide ABC transporter ATP-binding protein — translation MKQYYKRGGEKVLQTLSDERAPILQVKNLRKHFPIYTPLGRVKGHVKAVNNVEFTLNERETLGLVGESGCGKSTTGRTIMRLTEPTEGQAIYKESDLFKLKGKEIDQIRQEIQMVFQDPHSSLDPKQTIGHAIEEPMKIHKMGSKKERMERTLDLLHKVGLREDQYYRYPHEFSGGQRQRIGIARALAVNPNIVICDEPVSALDVSIQSQVINLLQELQDNLNLSYLFIAHDLSVVRHIADNIGVMYLGHMVERASTDELFSHPLHPYTQALLSAVPIPDPKLKKERIILKGDVPSPLNPPSGCIFHTRCPHVMDRCKVISPALTKKGANHFVACHLYE, via the coding sequence ATGAAACAGTATTACAAGAGGGGAGGCGAAAAGGTATTGCAGACGCTGTCAGATGAAAGAGCTCCGATTTTACAGGTCAAGAACTTAAGGAAGCATTTCCCTATATATACTCCTCTTGGCCGAGTGAAAGGGCATGTTAAAGCGGTAAATAATGTAGAGTTTACCTTAAATGAACGAGAAACGCTTGGGCTTGTAGGTGAATCGGGTTGTGGGAAAAGTACAACAGGAAGAACTATCATGCGTTTAACGGAACCTACAGAGGGTCAAGCCATATATAAGGAAAGCGACCTATTTAAGTTAAAAGGGAAGGAAATCGATCAAATTAGGCAAGAAATACAAATGGTGTTTCAAGATCCGCATTCTTCTTTAGACCCAAAGCAAACCATTGGGCATGCAATTGAAGAGCCTATGAAGATACATAAAATGGGGTCAAAGAAAGAGCGTATGGAAAGAACCTTGGACTTACTTCATAAAGTCGGACTTAGAGAAGACCAATATTACCGTTACCCCCATGAATTTTCAGGAGGGCAAAGACAGAGGATTGGGATTGCTAGAGCACTAGCGGTAAACCCTAATATTGTAATTTGTGATGAACCAGTGTCCGCTCTCGATGTATCCATTCAGTCGCAGGTGATAAACTTGTTGCAGGAATTGCAAGATAACTTAAATCTTTCTTACCTCTTTATTGCCCATGATTTAAGTGTAGTTCGACATATAGCTGATAACATTGGTGTTATGTATTTGGGACATATGGTAGAGCGGGCTTCAACAGATGAACTATTTTCTCATCCATTGCATCCGTATACTCAAGCATTATTGTCCGCCGTTCCAATTCCCGATCCTAAATTAAAAAAAGAACGGATTATTTTAAAAGGGGATGTACCGTCGCCTCTTAATCCCCCATCGGGATGCATTTTTCATACGAGATGTCCCCATGTAATGGATCGTTGCAAAGTTATATCTCCGGCTCTTACAAAAAAAGGGGCCAATCACTTTGTAGCCTGTCATTTATATGAATAA